Genomic window (Escherichia fergusonii ATCC 35469):
ATTGGTTCACCGAAGATGAACTTCCTGCCAGTGAAAGTGACCGCGCTCGCCATCGATCAAGTGCAAGTTGAACTGCCGATGCCAAATCGCCAGCAAGTCTGGTTGCCGGTAGACAGCCGCGATGTCCAGGTTGGGGCCAACATGTCATTAGGTATTCGCCCTGAACACCTGTTACCGAGCGATATCGCTGATGTCACGCTGGAAGGCGTGGTGCAGGTGGTAGAGCAACTGGGCAACGAAACGCAAATTCATATCCAGATCCCTTCAATACGTCAAAACCTGGTGTACCGCCAGACTGACGTGGTGTTGGTAGAAGAGGGTGCCACATTCGCTATCGGCCTGCCGCCAGAGCGTTGTCATCTGTTCCGTGAAGATGGCACTGCATGTCGTCGACTGCATCAGGAACCGGGCGTTTAAGCATTCCACAACAGACACAACGTCTCTACAAGGCGATGTGTAAAAAAAGAAAAGCAATGATCTCAGGAGATAGAATGATGACAACTCTGCGCAAACTCCCCCTGGCAGTTGCCGTCGCAGCAGGCATGATGTCTGTTCAGGCAATGGCCGTGGATTTCCACGGTTACGCTCGTTCCGGTATTGGCTGGACGGGTAGTGGCGGTGAACAGCAGTGTTTCCAGACCACCGGTGCACAAAGTAAATACCGTCTTGGTAACGAATGTGAAACCTATGCGGAATTGAAACTGGGCCAGGAAGTGTGGAAAGAAGGCGATAAGAGTTTCTACTTCGATACCAACGTAGCCTATTCCGTAGCACAGCAAAACGACTGGGAAGCTACCAGCCCGGCCTTCCGTGAAGCGAACGTTCAGGGTAAAAACCTGATCGACGCGCTGCCGGGTGCCACCATCTGGGCAGGTAAACGCTTCTACCAACGTCATGACGTTCACATGATCGACTTCTACTACTGGGATATTTCAGGTCCTGGTGCCGGTCTGGAAAACATCGATCTCGGTTTCGGTAAACTTTCTCTGGCAGCTACGCGTTCTTCTGAAGCGGGCGGTTCTTCCTCTTTCGCCAGCGATAATATCTACGATTATGTTAACGAGACCGCGAACGATGTGTTCGACGTACGTTTAGCACAAATGGAAATCAACCCAGGCGGTACTTTAGAACTGGGTGTGGATTATGGTCGTGCAAACTTACGTGATGATTATCGTCTGGTTGATGGCGCTTCTAAAGATGGCTGGATGTTCACTGCTGAACATACCCAGAGCATGTTAAAAGGCTTCAACAAGTTTGTTGTTCAGTACGCAACTGACGCAATGACTTCCCAGGGTAAAGGTCTGAACCAGGGCTCGGGCGTCGCGTTTGATAACGAGCACTTTGCTTACAACATTAACAACAACGGTCATTTGTTGCGTATCCTCGACCACGGTGCAATCTCCCTGGGTGATAACTGGGACATGATGTATGTCGGTATGTATCAGGATATCAACTGGGATAACGACAACGGCACCAAATGGTGGACGGTCGGTATTCGTCCGATGTACAAGTGGACGCCGATCATGAGTACCCTGCTGGAAGTGGGCTACGACAACGTCGAATCCCAACGCACTGGCGACAAGAACAACCAGTACAAAATCACCCTTGCTCAACAATGGCAGGCTGGCGACAGCATCTGGTCGCGTCCGGCTATTCGTGTGTTCGCCACCTACGCCAAGTGGGATGAGAAATGGGGTTATGACTACAACGATAACTCCAAAACTAACCCGAACTACGGCAAAGCCGTTCCGGCGAATTTCGAAGGCGGTAGCTTCGGTCGTGGCGACAGCGACGAGTGGACCTTCGGTGCCCAGATGGAAATCTGGTGGTAATAACGCACTAACCTGACCTGATGAGGGGCGTAAGCCCCTCTGTTTATCGGGTTTGGCGCGCTATTGCCTGGCTACCGCCTGACCCCCGCTTTCTGAGGTGATAACAATGAAAATGAAAAAAAGTCTCGTCGCCCTTTGTTTATCTGTAGGGCTATTGGCTGGCGCACCGGGAATCACTCTGGCAGACGTTAACTACGTACCGCAAAACACCAGCGATGCCCCCGCTATTCCCACCGCTGCGCTGCAACAACTGACCTGGACGCCCGTC
Coding sequences:
- a CDS encoding maltoporin, encoding MMTTLRKLPLAVAVAAGMMSVQAMAVDFHGYARSGIGWTGSGGEQQCFQTTGAQSKYRLGNECETYAELKLGQEVWKEGDKSFYFDTNVAYSVAQQNDWEATSPAFREANVQGKNLIDALPGATIWAGKRFYQRHDVHMIDFYYWDISGPGAGLENIDLGFGKLSLAATRSSEAGGSSSFASDNIYDYVNETANDVFDVRLAQMEINPGGTLELGVDYGRANLRDDYRLVDGASKDGWMFTAEHTQSMLKGFNKFVVQYATDAMTSQGKGLNQGSGVAFDNEHFAYNINNNGHLLRILDHGAISLGDNWDMMYVGMYQDINWDNDNGTKWWTVGIRPMYKWTPIMSTLLEVGYDNVESQRTGDKNNQYKITLAQQWQAGDSIWSRPAIRVFATYAKWDEKWGYDYNDNSKTNPNYGKAVPANFEGGSFGRGDSDEWTFGAQMEIWW